Proteins from a genomic interval of Phocoena phocoena chromosome 20, mPhoPho1.1, whole genome shotgun sequence:
- the UPK1A gene encoding uroplakin-1a → MASAAAATTEKGSPVVVGLLVVGNIIILLSGLALFAETVWVTADQYRVYPLMGVSGKDDVFAGAWIAIFCGFSFFVVASFGVGAVLCRHRSMMLTYLVLMFTVYIFECASCITSYTHRDYMVSSPSLITKQMLTFYSADSDQGRELTRLWDRIMIEQECCGTSGPMDWVNFTSAFRATTPEVVFPWPPLCCQRTGNFIPLSEEGCRLGHLDYLFTKGCFEHIGHAIDSYTWGISWFGFAILMWTLPVMLMALRFYSTL, encoded by the exons ATGGCTTCTGCGGCAGCAGCAACGACAGAGAAGGGGTCTCCAGTTGTGGTGGGTCTGCTGGTCGTGGGAAACATCATTATTCTG CTGTCAGGCCTGGCCCTGTTTGCTGAAACGGTATGGGTGACTGCCGACCAGTACCGCGTGTACCCACTGATGGGCGTCTCGGGCAAGGATGACGTCTTCGCCGGTGCCTGGATCGCCATCTTCTGCGGCTTCTCCTTCTTCGTGGTGGCCAGCTTTGGTGTGGGCGCAGTGCTCTGCCGCCATCGGTCCATGATGCTCACG TACCTGGTGCTCATGTTCACCGTCTACATCTTTGAGTGCGCCTCCTGCATCACGTCCTACACCCACCGAGACTAC ATGGTGTCCAGCCCATCCCTGATCACCAAGCAGATGCTGACCTTCTACAGTGCAGACTCGGACCAGGGCCGGGAACTCACCCGCCTCTGGGATCGCATCATGATTGAG caAGAGTGCTGTGGCACGTCAGGTCCCATGGATTGGGTGAACTTCACATCAGCCTTCCGGGCCACCACCCCAGAGGTGGTGTTCCCCTGGCCCCCGCTGTGCTGTCAACGGACTGGCAACTTCATCCCCCTCAGTGAAGAAGGCTGCCGCCTGGGCCACTTGGACTACCTGTTCACCAAG GGCTGCTTCGAACACATTGGCCACGCCATCGACAGCTACACATGGGGCATCTCATGGTTTGGGTTCGCCATCCTGATGTGGACG CTTCCTGTGATGCTGATGGCCCTGCGTTTCTACAGCACGTtgtga